A single Euzebya sp. DNA region contains:
- the tsaD gene encoding tRNA (adenosine(37)-N6)-threonylcarbamoyltransferase complex transferase subunit TsaD — MLVLGIETSCDETAVALVEDGVRVRSNVIGSQVDVHRPFGGVVPEIAARAHLEMLLPAVDRALVEAGATYADLEGVAVTAGPGLVGALLVGVAGAKSIALAHDLPFIGVNHLEGHVCATQLEYGLLDPPLLALIVSGGHTSLVRLDASGTFSTIGATIDDAAGEAFDKVARFLGLPYPGGPEIDQLSRTGDPTAIAFPRAMLGDGTYDFSMSGLKTAVIRELRRRDAADEEIVLSDVAASFTEAIVDVLVAKTLDAAAAEDIGTVTLVGGVAANTRLREAMTDGCARTGRRLLLPQPVLCTDNGAMIAAAGFNRLVAGQRTPLDLDADPGLGFSPLART, encoded by the coding sequence GTGCTGGTGCTCGGGATCGAGACGTCGTGTGACGAGACCGCCGTCGCCCTGGTCGAGGACGGCGTGCGGGTCCGGTCGAACGTGATCGGATCCCAGGTCGACGTCCACCGCCCCTTCGGCGGGGTCGTCCCCGAGATCGCGGCGCGCGCGCACCTCGAGATGCTGCTGCCCGCCGTCGACCGCGCGCTGGTCGAGGCGGGTGCGACCTACGCCGACCTGGAGGGCGTCGCCGTCACCGCCGGCCCGGGGCTGGTCGGCGCCCTGCTCGTCGGCGTCGCCGGCGCCAAGTCGATCGCGCTGGCCCACGACCTGCCGTTCATCGGGGTCAACCACCTCGAGGGCCACGTGTGCGCGACCCAGCTCGAGTACGGGCTGCTCGACCCCCCGCTGCTGGCGCTGATCGTGTCCGGCGGGCACACCAGCCTGGTCCGCCTCGACGCGTCCGGGACGTTCTCCACGATCGGCGCGACGATCGACGACGCGGCCGGCGAGGCCTTCGACAAGGTCGCGCGCTTCCTCGGCCTCCCCTACCCCGGCGGCCCCGAGATCGACCAGCTCAGCCGGACGGGCGACCCGACCGCGATCGCGTTCCCGCGGGCGATGCTGGGCGACGGCACCTACGACTTCTCGATGTCCGGCCTCAAGACGGCCGTGATCCGCGAGCTCCGCCGCCGTGACGCCGCGGACGAGGAGATCGTGCTCAGCGACGTCGCCGCCTCCTTCACCGAGGCGATCGTCGACGTGCTGGTCGCGAAGACCCTCGACGCCGCGGCCGCCGAGGACATCGGCACGGTCACCCTCGTGGGTGGGGTGGCCGCGAACACCCGCCTGCGGGAGGCGATGACCGACGGCTGCGCCCGCACCGGGCGGCGCCTCCTGCTGCCCCAGCCGGTGCTCTGCACCGACAACGGGGCGATGATCGCGGCGGCCGGCTTCAACCGGCTGGTCGCGGGGCAGCGCACGCCGCTGGACCTGGACGCCGACCCCGGCCTGGGGTTCTCGCCGCTCGCCCGCACATGA
- a CDS encoding GNAT family N-acetyltransferase, translated as MTTTPARATAQRLRPDDVPRVTAALESDFGRLGAGMWDPRHHYLLDALDRGEVDRFVVFGDDRPRAVVHLGLTGTVVPAGDPAAAEALAPSIDRARWRILIGDEPLARALVEASSRSWWRRRPSTRVQRLMTTDAAGVAPGAPIEGFRRASRADLDLLEDFACRLHVEDRMGPPLVGGARQGVRHRMAESVDRGMTWVVQRHGRPVAKVDLSLHSLRRGAQIAGVYVQRDVRGRGIATGMIATLARELLDGGLPVVSLHVRDDNVAAIAAYRRAGFTERGNWILALR; from the coding sequence ATGACGACGACCCCCGCCCGCGCGACGGCGCAGCGGCTGCGCCCCGACGACGTCCCCCGCGTGACCGCGGCCCTCGAGTCGGACTTCGGCCGGCTGGGCGCCGGCATGTGGGACCCGCGTCACCACTACCTGCTCGACGCGCTCGACCGCGGTGAGGTCGACCGGTTCGTCGTCTTCGGCGACGACCGCCCCCGCGCCGTGGTCCACCTGGGCCTGACGGGCACCGTCGTCCCGGCCGGCGACCCGGCGGCGGCGGAGGCCCTCGCGCCGTCCATCGACCGGGCCCGCTGGCGGATCCTGATCGGCGACGAGCCCCTCGCCCGCGCTCTGGTCGAGGCGAGCAGCCGGTCGTGGTGGCGGCGCCGGCCGAGCACCCGGGTCCAGCGGCTGATGACGACCGACGCGGCCGGCGTGGCGCCGGGTGCGCCCATCGAGGGCTTCCGCCGCGCCTCCCGGGCGGACCTCGACCTCCTCGAGGACTTCGCCTGCCGCCTCCACGTCGAGGACCGGATGGGCCCGCCGCTGGTCGGCGGGGCGCGCCAGGGCGTCCGCCACCGCATGGCCGAGAGCGTGGACCGCGGCATGACCTGGGTCGTGCAGCGCCACGGGCGGCCGGTGGCGAAGGTCGACCTGTCGCTGCACTCGCTGCGGCGGGGGGCCCAGATCGCCGGCGTCTACGTGCAGCGCGACGTGCGGGGCCGCGGCATCGCCACAGGCATGATCGCGACCCTCGCCCGCGAGCTGCTCGACGGGGGGCTGCCCGTCGTCAGCCTCCACGTCCGCGACGACAACGTCGCGGCCATCGCCGCCTACCGCCGCGCCGGCTTCACCGAGCGCGGCAACTGGATCCTCGCCCTCCGCTGA